A single region of the Streptomyces sp. AM 4-1-1 genome encodes:
- the rpsD gene encoding 30S ribosomal protein S4 has product MPNQSRPKVKKSRALGIALTPKAVKYFEARPYPPGEHGRGRKQNSDYKVRLLEKQRLRAQYDISERQMARAYDRAKKAEGKTGEALVVELERRLDALVLRSGIARTIYQARQMVVHGHIEVDGQKVDKPSFRVRPDNIVMVRERSRDKHPFQVAREGGYDTDGETPRYLQVNLKALAFRLDRDPNRKEIPVICDEQLVVEYYAR; this is encoded by the coding sequence GTGCCTAACCAGTCGCGTCCCAAGGTCAAGAAGTCCCGTGCGCTCGGCATCGCGCTGACGCCGAAGGCTGTCAAGTACTTCGAGGCCCGCCCCTACCCGCCGGGCGAGCACGGCCGTGGGCGCAAGCAGAACTCGGACTACAAGGTCCGTCTGCTGGAGAAGCAGCGTCTGCGTGCCCAGTACGACATCAGTGAGCGCCAGATGGCGCGTGCCTACGACCGCGCCAAGAAGGCCGAGGGCAAGACGGGCGAGGCGCTGGTCGTCGAGCTCGAGCGCCGCCTCGACGCGCTGGTCCTTCGTTCGGGCATCGCCCGTACGATCTACCAGGCCCGCCAGATGGTCGTGCACGGCCACATCGAGGTCGACGGCCAGAAGGTCGACAAGCCGTCCTTCCGTGTCCGTCCCGACAACATCGTGATGGTCCGTGAGCGCAGCCGCGACAAGCACCCGTTCCAGGTCGCCCGCGAGGGTGGCTACGACACGGACGGCGAGACCCCGCGCTACCTCCAGGTGAACCTGAAGGCCCTGGCCTTCCGCCTGGACCGGGACCCGAACCGCAAGGAGATCCCGGTGATCTGCGACGAGCAGCTCGTCGTCGAGTACTACGCCCGCTGA
- a CDS encoding DUF2470 domain-containing protein, with product MPSAAERTRTLVQSTCSAVLLVPGPPPPRPDALLPLARHVGPRGDVFLEFPAASPAVRAATHAEGDELTAVLEITDVAPVSVPHRIRARAWVSGGLTRVTGMARPGRMMLRLEVTEAYVDDLWGEEDVEPEAFRDASADPLVGYEAELLQHLHAAHAAQLLTLSALVGERTPDDGAAHRPAVVPVALDRFGLRVRFCQADGRCFDARFEFPGPVRDITGLRHAMHTLFEAAAR from the coding sequence CTGCCGTCAGCAGCCGAACGCACACGAACTCTCGTACAGAGTACCTGCTCGGCCGTACTGCTCGTCCCGGGGCCTCCGCCGCCCCGTCCCGACGCCCTGCTGCCCCTCGCGCGGCACGTGGGGCCCCGGGGCGACGTGTTCCTCGAATTCCCCGCGGCGTCCCCGGCGGTGAGGGCCGCGACGCACGCGGAGGGCGACGAGCTGACGGCCGTGCTGGAGATCACGGACGTCGCCCCGGTCTCCGTGCCGCACCGCATCCGCGCCCGCGCCTGGGTCTCCGGCGGGCTCACCCGCGTCACCGGAATGGCGCGACCCGGCCGGATGATGCTGCGGCTGGAGGTCACGGAGGCGTACGTCGACGATCTCTGGGGCGAGGAGGACGTCGAACCGGAGGCGTTCCGGGACGCCTCCGCCGACCCCCTCGTCGGGTACGAGGCGGAGCTGCTCCAGCATCTGCACGCGGCCCACGCGGCGCAGCTGCTGACGCTGTCCGCGCTGGTGGGCGAGCGGACGCCGGATGACGGAGCGGCCCACCGGCCCGCCGTCGTCCCGGTCGCGCTCGACCGCTTCGGGCTGCGGGTGCGCTTCTGCCAGGCGGACGGACGGTGCTTCGACGCCCGGTTCGAATTCCCCGGGCCGGTCCGGGACATCACCGGACTGCGCCACGCCATGCACACGCTGTTCGAGGCGGCGGCCCGCTGA
- a CDS encoding replication-associated recombination protein A, whose translation MEPDLFTAAAEDRQEKDPSSSPLAVRMRPRTLDEVVGQQHLLKPGSPLRRLVGEGSGGPAGPSSVILWGPPGTGKTTLAYVVSKATNKRFVELSAITAGVKEVRAVIEGARRATGGFGKETVLFLDEIHRFSKAQQDSLLPAVENRWVTLIAATTENPYFSIISPLLSRSLLLTLEPLTDDDLSALLSRAVTDGRGLGGAVTLAEDARSHLLRIAGGDARRALTALEAAAGAALATHEKEISLRTVEETVDRAAVKYDRDGDQHYDVASALIKSIRGSDVDAALHYLARMIEAGEDPRFIARRLMISASEDIGLADPTALPTAVAAAQAVAMIGFPEAALTLSHATIALALAPKSNAATLAIFAAQEDVRKGLAGPVPAHLRDGHYKGAAKLGHAQGYVYPHDVPGGIAAQQYAPDAVRDRRYYEPTRYGAEARYADVVDRVRDRLGRGGPDGAADPTGPR comes from the coding sequence GTGGAGCCCGACCTCTTTACGGCAGCGGCCGAAGACCGCCAGGAGAAGGACCCGTCCAGCAGCCCCCTCGCTGTCCGGATGCGTCCTCGTACGCTGGACGAGGTGGTCGGCCAGCAGCATCTGCTGAAGCCGGGCTCACCGCTGCGCCGTCTCGTCGGCGAGGGGAGCGGCGGACCCGCCGGCCCGTCGTCGGTGATCCTCTGGGGCCCGCCCGGCACCGGCAAGACGACGCTCGCGTACGTGGTCAGCAAGGCGACCAACAAGCGTTTCGTCGAGCTCTCCGCGATCACCGCGGGCGTCAAGGAGGTCCGGGCCGTCATCGAGGGCGCCCGCCGGGCCACCGGAGGCTTCGGCAAGGAGACCGTCCTCTTCCTCGACGAGATCCACCGCTTCTCCAAGGCCCAGCAGGACTCGCTGCTGCCCGCGGTGGAGAACCGCTGGGTGACCCTGATCGCGGCGACCACCGAGAACCCGTACTTCTCGATCATCTCGCCCCTGCTGTCGCGCTCCCTGCTGCTCACCCTGGAGCCGCTGACCGATGACGACCTGAGCGCGCTGCTGTCGCGCGCGGTGACCGACGGGCGCGGGCTCGGCGGCGCCGTCACCCTCGCCGAGGACGCGCGTTCACACCTGCTGCGCATCGCGGGCGGCGACGCCCGTCGCGCGCTGACCGCCCTGGAGGCGGCGGCCGGAGCCGCGCTCGCCACCCACGAGAAGGAGATATCCCTCCGGACCGTCGAGGAGACCGTCGACCGGGCCGCCGTGAAGTACGACCGGGACGGTGACCAGCACTACGACGTGGCGAGCGCGCTCATCAAGTCCATCCGGGGCTCCGACGTGGACGCCGCACTGCACTATCTGGCCCGGATGATCGAAGCGGGGGAGGACCCCCGGTTCATCGCCCGCCGGCTGATGATCTCCGCCAGCGAGGACATCGGCCTCGCCGACCCGACCGCGCTGCCCACGGCGGTGGCGGCGGCCCAGGCCGTCGCCATGATCGGCTTCCCCGAGGCGGCTCTCACCCTCAGCCACGCCACGATCGCGCTGGCGCTCGCCCCGAAGTCCAACGCCGCGACGCTGGCGATCTTCGCCGCGCAGGAGGACGTACGGAAGGGGCTGGCGGGACCGGTCCCGGCACATCTGCGTGACGGCCACTACAAGGGCGCGGCGAAGCTCGGGCACGCCCAGGGCTACGTCTATCCGCACGACGTCCCGGGCGGTATCGCCGCGCAGCAGTACGCGCCGGACGCGGTCCGCGACCGGCGCTACTACGAGCCCACCCGCTACGGGGCCGAGGCGCGGTACGCCGACGTGGTGGACCGGGTCCGCGACCGGCTCGGCCGGGGCGGTCCGGACGGCGCGGCCGACCCCACCGGGCCCCGCTGA
- a CDS encoding vitamin K epoxide reductase family protein, translated as MTTAAVDHPSSDQDEDGGKRTIGGGRAFALLLVITGAAGLLAAWVITIDKFKLLEDPNFTPGCSLNPVVACGNIMKSEQAAAFGFPNPMLGLATYSVVIGIGLALLAGARFRSWYWLGLNAGTLFGVGFCTWLQYQSLYSINSLCLWCCLAWVATIFMFCYVTVHNIKHRVIPAPNWLRNGLTEFHWVPPVLWIGIIGMLILTRWWDFWTS; from the coding sequence ATGACAACTGCAGCGGTAGATCACCCCTCTTCCGACCAGGACGAGGACGGCGGGAAGAGGACCATCGGCGGCGGTCGCGCGTTCGCACTGCTGCTGGTGATCACCGGTGCGGCGGGCCTCCTCGCCGCCTGGGTCATCACGATCGACAAGTTCAAGCTGCTCGAAGACCCGAACTTCACCCCGGGATGCAGCCTCAACCCGGTCGTGGCGTGCGGCAACATCATGAAGAGCGAACAGGCGGCCGCCTTCGGGTTCCCCAACCCGATGCTCGGACTCGCCACCTACTCCGTGGTGATCGGCATCGGTCTGGCGCTGCTCGCCGGGGCGCGCTTCCGCAGCTGGTACTGGCTCGGGCTGAACGCGGGCACGCTCTTCGGCGTCGGCTTCTGCACCTGGCTCCAGTACCAGTCCCTGTACAGCATCAACTCGCTCTGCCTGTGGTGCTGCCTGGCCTGGGTCGCCACGATCTTCATGTTCTGCTACGTCACGGTCCACAACATCAAGCACCGCGTCATCCCCGCGCCGAACTGGCTGCGCAACGGACTGACCGAATTCCACTGGGTGCCCCCGGTGCTCTGGATCGGGATCATCGGCATGCTGATCCTGACCCGCTGGTGGGACTTCTGGACCAGCTGA
- the hisS gene encoding histidine--tRNA ligase, whose product MNTFKAPKGTYDLIPPDSATYLAVREAIAGPLKNSGYGYIETPGFEDVALFARGVGESTDIVSKEMYAFETKGGDRLALRPEGTASVLRAALEANLHKAGSLPVKLWYSGSYYRYERPQKGRYRHFSQVGAEAIGTEDPALDAELIILADQAYRSLGLSRFRILLNSLGDKECRPVYRDALQEFLRELDLDEETRRRVEINPLRVLDDKRAEVRKQLTGAPVLRDFLCDACKAYHEEVRELLGAAGVVYEDDERLVRGLDYYTRTTFEFVHDGLGSQSAVGGGGRYDGLSEMIGGPALPSVGWALGVDRTVLALEAEGIALELPAATSVFAVPLGEEARRAVFSLITELRRAGIAADMAYGGKGVKAAMKAANRSGAPFAVVVGERDLAEGVAQVKDMRSGEQEPVALDTLVAEIRRRLA is encoded by the coding sequence GGACTCGGCGACCTACCTCGCGGTCCGCGAGGCCATCGCGGGCCCGCTGAAGAACTCCGGTTACGGCTACATCGAGACCCCCGGCTTCGAGGACGTCGCCCTCTTCGCACGCGGCGTGGGCGAGTCCACCGACATCGTCTCCAAGGAGATGTACGCCTTCGAGACCAAGGGCGGCGACCGGCTCGCGCTGCGCCCCGAGGGCACCGCTTCCGTGCTGCGCGCCGCGTTGGAGGCCAACCTCCACAAGGCAGGATCGCTGCCCGTGAAGCTCTGGTACAGCGGCTCCTACTACCGTTACGAGCGCCCGCAGAAGGGGCGTTACCGCCACTTCTCCCAGGTCGGCGCCGAGGCCATCGGCACCGAGGACCCGGCGCTCGACGCGGAGCTGATCATCCTCGCCGACCAGGCGTACCGGTCGCTGGGGCTCTCGCGGTTCCGCATCCTGCTCAACTCGCTGGGGGACAAGGAGTGCCGCCCCGTCTACCGGGACGCGCTCCAGGAGTTCCTGCGGGAGCTGGACCTCGACGAGGAGACCCGCCGCCGCGTCGAGATCAACCCGCTCCGGGTCCTCGACGACAAGCGCGCCGAGGTGCGGAAGCAGCTGACCGGCGCACCGGTGCTCCGCGACTTCCTGTGCGACGCCTGCAAGGCGTACCACGAGGAGGTACGGGAACTCCTGGGCGCCGCGGGCGTGGTGTACGAGGACGACGAGAGGCTGGTCCGGGGGCTGGACTACTACACCCGTACGACCTTCGAGTTCGTCCACGACGGTCTCGGTTCGCAGTCCGCGGTGGGCGGCGGCGGCCGGTACGACGGCCTGTCCGAGATGATCGGGGGCCCCGCGCTGCCGTCCGTCGGCTGGGCGCTCGGCGTGGACCGGACCGTCCTGGCACTGGAGGCGGAGGGCATCGCGCTCGAACTGCCCGCGGCCACCAGCGTCTTCGCCGTACCGCTCGGCGAGGAGGCGCGACGCGCGGTCTTCTCGCTGATCACCGAGCTGCGCCGGGCCGGGATCGCCGCGGACATGGCGTACGGGGGCAAGGGCGTCAAGGCCGCCATGAAGGCGGCCAACCGTTCGGGAGCCCCGTTCGCCGTCGTCGTCGGTGAACGCGACCTCGCCGAGGGCGTGGCACAGGTGAAGGACATGCGGTCGGGCGAGCAGGAGCCCGTCGCGCTCGACACCCTGGTCGCCGAGATCCGGCGGAGGCTGGCCTGA